cccttcttccccttcttctctattttttttttctgtttcattCTTACTTTCTATTATATTGTGCTGTGAGTTAATCTTCATCTGAGATACAATCCAAGCTTCATTGTTGCTGTTGGTTAGAAGATCTATAAACTGGAGATTACTACTGATTTGTTCATCATTCAACTACAGATCATTGTTGCTTGAATCTACTGTTGgcctatcatcgatcctactgtagagtggttcttacttgaacTTCTTCTGCGTTCTATAAATGTTGATCCTTTGGTCCACTGGGTTTTCATAGTAAAGGACCACTTTCATAGCCCTATAATACGGGCGAATTAGGAATATGAGATTAATCAAGTACGATTGGTTTAGGGTCTTTTTTATATTACAAGTTAGCTAAGTCAAATCCTAGAATCATTAGGAATCGAGTCCAGGTGTAATTATAAATCTATGTTATGTTTTTAGAGTCCTAGTTTGAGTAGAAGTGTTAAATACTAGTTTGTTTTACTACTCCAAGTAGTAGCTTGAATTCAAATCAGTTTAGGAGTGTTAGAGGATCAGTTTATGAAATTTATATATGGATGTAGTGGCCTATGGCCTGAGACATGAATTTAAGAAATataattttcagtttttttatgtttggctGTAGTGTCAGACTGTCAGTAGTGAGCTTCATGGATTCCAAGTGGCTTTTAGGTGGATTCCTAACCTAGttattttccttcctttctatATTTCTCGAGTACAGTCAGATTATTCTGTTCTCTATACCCTGCACCATTCTGATTTTGTTCAAGGTTCAATTCTGTTCTGTTACAAACAGCATACAAGTTACTGTTCTGTTTTGGCTCTAAACTCAAGTTTGCGATTCAGTTACTTGCTTTCTGAAGTTCTGTTATTAGTTCTAAGAATTATGGTTGATGGATAGTAGTTCTAGTTCTCCTAGTGCACAAGGATTCTTCTAGATTTCTATAACCTGTTATCAAACTAGGCCCAAATTCTGCAGGCCAATTCTGTTAgtagcatagttcaaaaactcgccgAAATCTCGAGCTCAGTTGAAAAGAGAGAATAGGAGAGAATAGATCGGCTTGTCCAATAGACAAAGGCTACCTCTTTATTCATAATCATAGATCATTACAAATCTGGAAATAAATCCTAACATAATCAtcatgtgcaacatgtgcataatgaacctagacatTTTAATGTATCTGGGTCCGGGTCACGGTCATTGGGTCATCCGTTAACACtccccccctcaagttggtgcatagatatctcGCATTCCCAACTTGAATACAACATGATAAAATGACTTAAAAGTTAAACCCTTGGTGAAAACACCAGTCAATTGATTTTCAACAGACAAAAGGTATGCATATTAGGCCTTCttcaagcttttccttgatgaaatggcGATCCAgctcaatatgtttggctcgatcatgttgaactggattaTGGACAATGCTgtttgcagccttgttgtcacagtagagtctcatggGGTCTTCAGAAGTAACAACCAGATCTTTGAGAAGGATCTTTAACCAGAGTAGTTTACACACTCCTTGTGCCATGGCTCGGTACTCACCTTCTGCACTTGACCTGGATACAACTGActgtttcttgctacgccatgtgaccaAATTTCCCCCTAAGAAGGTACAATATCCAGAGGTGGAACGTCGATCATCTATAgaccctgcccaatcagcatcaatgaATGATTCTAACTTCAAACTGTTGTTATTAGAGAATAGAAGACCTGTCCCGGGAGAGGACTTTAAATACCGAAGAATCTGGTATACAACTTCAAGATGTGGAGCCTTTGGGTCATGAAGAAATCGGCTTAACAATTCCCCCAGCATAGGCAATATTTGGTCTAGTGTGAGATAGGTATATCAGGCTTCCTATAAGACGCTGATATCTTTCCTTATCGACCGGGTCACCTCCTGTGCAGCTAAGATGATGCTTCACCTCAATAGGAGTATCAGCAAGCTTACATCCTAGCATACCTGTTTCTTCGAGaaggtctaggacatacttccttaaGGAGATGAAAATGCCTTTTGTAGagcgggcaacttcaatccctaagaagtatCTGAGTTGTCCAAGATCCTTAATTTAAAATTCTACTGCCAACTGAGACTTCAATAAGGAGATCTCTGCATCAACATTACCCATTGtaactatatcatctacataaacaataagggaagtgattttcttttccttctgttTGACAAACAATGTGTGGTCAGTCTAGCTCTGTCTGTACCTAAACTTCAGCACAGCCTTCTGAAAACGGCCAAACCAGGCCCGAGAAGACTACTTGAGACCACAAAGAGATTTTCAGAGTCTACATACTTTACCAATTGTGGAGTCTGAACTTAAACCAAGTGAAATGTCGATGTAGACTTCTTCCAAATCCCCATTtagaaaggcattcttgacatccagTTGTTAAAGGTTCCATCCAAGGTTTGCAGCACAAGAAAGTATTGCACGAACAGAATTCATTTTGGCAACAGGAGTGAAGGTATCTGGTAATCAATATCGTAAGTCTATGTAAATCCCTTGGTGAACAATCtggccttgtatctctcaatagtACAATCTGGCTTTTGTTTGAGGGCaaaaacccatttgcatcctACTGGTTTTTTCCCGTCAGGACAAGGAACCAGCTCCCAAGTAATCATTCTTCTTCAAGGCCTACATTTCTTCTACCATATTATCTTTCCATTTTGGGTCTAAGATAGCCTCTTTCTAGTCCTGTGGAATAGATATAAAGGACAACGAGGAAACAAAAACACAATAGGAAGTGATAATGAATTGTAGGACACAATTGGAAATAGGGTGCAAGGTACATGATCTGACACCTTTCCTAACAGCAATGGGAAGGTCAtcaaaagaaggagaggaaatgTTACCTGGAGAGGGACTATCATCTTGTGGCGGATCTAGCTCAGGAGGTGTAGAGAGAGATGGTAAAATAGGGTCAGGCAGAACAAGCTGCTTCTGAGCAGGCTACTTTTCCGTTTTTCGCGTATAAGTGATGATGTCCTTGCCACTTGGAATAGGCCTCTCCCCCCGAAGATGTATAGTATCAATCACAAGAAGGGTAGTAGAAGGAATCTCTTCCTCCAGTTGCTGCTCCCCCTGAGGAGATGACTGATAATAGGGTTCGGTCTCGTGAAAAGTgacatccatggtaacaaacaGCTTCTGAGTGGGAGGATGATAGCACCGGTACCCCATTTGGGAGGTGGAGTACCCTAAGAAGATGCAACGAATCGTCTGAGGATCCAACTTGAAACGAGAAGGGAAAGAGTTGTGCACAAAACAGATACAACCGAATACCTTGGGGGGCAGGAGAGAAGCAAGGGAAGGATCCAGAAGCTGGCTAACCCGTGTTTTGAAGTGGAGGACACTAGAAGGAACCTGATTTATAAGAAAGGCAGCAGTAAGAACCACATCTCCCTAATAAAACTTAGGGACATGATTTGTAAACATCAGTGCCCTAGTAACATCAAGAAGGTGGCGATTTTTTCGCTCTGGAATGCCATTTTGTTCAGGGGTCTAAACACAGGAAGTTTGAGAAAGAATGCCATCAGAATCAAGGTACTATAGAAAGGATCCATCAATGTATGACAGAAAAGGGAATCAAACTTTTATTGTCACTAGGAAAATAAGAAGACCTGGTATGTTTAGCAAACTCACAAATATCACAATGTAAATCATCCAAAGAACAATGTTTAACTAAGGAAGGAAACAAATGACGTAAAACATGATAAGAGGGATgtccaagacgacgatgccattgCTGGAGCTGAGTAAGAGTGCTCTTTTCTCGGGTAAGAGTATTAGCAGAGACCGGCGGAGAGGAAGGTGAAGAGCCTTGATCCAAGTAGTAGAGACCATCCTGTACTTTACCATATCCAATCATTGTCCCCGTCATTAGATCttaaaaaacacaatgagtagaaTAAAAGTGAAGAACTTACTCGTTGATGAAGAACCAAACCTTTATATCAGATTTCTTGACCATAGGATATAATAGAGATGCAAAGGAgaaccaaacgacccacccgggcttcccatcGGAacgtgtcaatcggatcaaacaccaatttcgtcagccttgatcaaacacaagacaaaaatcctCAGCAGAGTTGCAAAGGCAGCAGTTTTGTTGAGTTTTCAAAATTCGTGTCAGGTAAAAAGGAGCCTCCACGATCTAATTTTATTTAAAGACCTCGAGGCCAAGCAATTCTAATAACACTAAGGGACTAAGACCCACCTAGCCGACTCAACAAAACATAACAATTGCTATCTTATGCAGGGAGAGGGGTGGACCCGACTTATATTACCTAAAAGTAaaggaaagaaattaaaagaaagtaacttaagtcacttaaattgaaccactggttggaccagctttgacccggttcaatttaaaaacaaaatacataaaaaacaaagtatggaactaaaacagtAAATTAAAGTGAGTAAACAGCAGCTATTTGAACTTCTTCTTATGGATGTAGGTCTTTAGATCTGGATCACATCTACTTTGAAATTTAGAGTGGGTTGAAAACACTATCATTCCGACTCAAAGGGAGAAATGCACAGGAATATTGATTTGTACCATGTGTGCGCTtgatataaataataaattcatcTGAAAACTGAAGAATCAAACGTCAAAATACAAAATATGCCTTTTGTCAAAGACTAACCAGCAACTAACTGGATCACCATCACAACCACCCAATGAATAGGTTAATCTCATAGAGCAAGAAATAAATTACAAGGCAGAACTACTAACATAAGCGTAAACCAAGAACCTACAATATTTAGCTTATAGATGTAACAGACGAGCATCTATTGTAGCAAACAAGACCGCAAAATAAATGAGGGGTCAAAAGCAACTTGAATAAAACATGTGAAATTACTTTGAAACTTTCATATATTTTAAAAGTAACAAGTTAAtgcaaaaaaacagaaacacaaCTAAGAAGATCAGGAATAGTTATGGACCAAAGAAAGATTCGTCTTACCACCCTAAGGAAAGAAATCCAAAAGCCTGGTGGTGATGGAGGAGCCCCAAATGGATTATTTGGATCTTGACCACCATAAGGACCTCCCATGCCCACTCCATAACCACCCATAGGGCCTCCATAACCACCATTGTGCATTCCCCCACCATACATTCCAGATCCTCCATAAAGGCCACCATAACCCCCACTATACATAGAGTTTCCATACATTCCACCACCATATGTTCCACCCATTCCACCTAATGAACCATACGTTCCAGATCCATAGCCTGAGTTATAATTTAAGCTCGAGTTATAACCTGGAATAATTGGAGAAATCATAAGATACATAGGACAAACAGAAGAAATGAGTTGCCAAAGAAAAAGTGAATGAACCACCTCCATAACTGCTTCCATAGTTCTGTTGCCAGGGCCTGGTGGGTACAGGCCGACCAAGACTGTTTCTGTGTACAGTTGCATTCCCGTCAGCATTTGAAACAACTTCTCCAGGTTTAGCAGTTCCTGAAGCCTCAACTACATCACTTGTGCTACCAGGTGATGGGGGTTTAAAAGGTGCAGGACCAGACGAGGTCCCAGCTCGCTCCCAAGGTTTTAGTGGGGGACTGTTAACTGCAAAGGTATAATTCCAGATCCACCCATGAAAAGCAGTAATTGATAATATCAAATCCAGCAAATAAGAGGATGAACTTatcaaacaaataataataagaagaagaaaaaaggtttCATGTACGGCCGGTAGTACTTGAAACCCTTCGATGGGGACAAAACTCCCTTAAAataccaaccccccccccctatttacGAAGCTTTCAATTAATCAATTTTTGAAAGCGGTCGTACACAGAACCCCTCCCATCAAAATCAACTTGCAGTTATCATCATCCATTACTGAAGCCTAAACTACATAATCATCAAAATCATCTTGTGGGAGCAGTAAGTAATGTAAGGCTAGATTACAAGTAACCCTAACCCCAAATATCACCCACAGTAAGGTCTAATAGTCCCAGCAATAGAAGTCTTAATCAACAGTTCAATAGGACTGCCACAAGTCACAGTCAACCAGAAAATTTACAAACTCAGAATTAATGGATATAACCAATGGGTGGGCCTAACTTTGTAATCAAAGAAAGAGCCAAGAGAGGGGAAGAATCCCTGAAAATATTGGATCAAACTATCGGTCGGATGCTAAGATATCAACAGgtcaccaaattagaaactaaactccGAATTAGAAGTTTATTGACTAACGACATAACCAGCCAGCAGATTAACTCCAGATTTGGATCGAGTTGAGAGGATATTGGCAGGGACTTGTGCTCCAAAAATTATTGAATTCTGATGGCTTGATGTGGAGATATGAAAGTTGCAGCAGTAGAGGCTTGGGGACCAAGTCACTCGATGTCAACAATGGAGGAAATCTGATATTGATCAGATCTGTGGACTGATGTTGGGGATATTGTGCAGCAGTACTTATCAACCTCTTATGATGAGAACCAGCCTGCTTGATGGGCTAAAACTGGCAGCAATAACTCACCAAACTATGGATCGAATTTTGGAGAATTCAGGGTTTGAAACCCTGCAAGTTGAAATCGATATGGCAGAATAATCTtctgaattccagcaactggtGTAGATCTTGAATAGCAGCAATAGTAGATGATTAACCGACTCCCAAACGTCACGAATTTTTTAGGTCATTAGTGACCTTTCTTCTTGCAGGAGACAAAAACGTATCACCCACTTCCTACAATCCAGCCTGAACCAAAAATCAACAACGATAGCTGCAGAGAGTACGGTAGAACGGGCGGAAAGAGACTTTGATTTAAATCATAAGAAGAATAACCAGCAGTAATGCAGCTACTTGTTGTCAACTCAATTTACATAACAAACGATGGAAGGGGGATCGATTAGAATGATGGAAAGGGAAATAAGGAAGTGGGTCTCTCACCCTAGGCCTCTCGCCCTAGCTCTCACAGCCAATCCTCTCACAGGACAATCACTTGCCAAAGCAAAGCAACTCTAATTTTATCAACTCAAATCTCCTCTGCTCCTAAGAGTTGATTACATAAATATAGCCCAATGGGCTGAAAGTCTGAAACAAAGCTAAGACTGAAGTAGAGTCTAACTAGGAtttccaactaggactaggattcccaattagaATTACAATTCATAATGCAAATAGGAATTAAAAGCCTAACTGAAAAGGGAAAACATAATAAATAGGCTGTAACATAAGCCAACGATTTGGCTGACCTAACAACTAATGTGCTGCTGGTGCAGGGTgatccctacacctgcggctgtTTTTTTCTTGGCTTGGGATTGATCTACATCAGTAAGTCTACAGACCTAAAACACTTGCACATAGTAATGGAAAATTTTAACCCAAGCTAGAGCTAGACGATGATTTGCAACCACAGGATCTCCAATAATAGAAGAATAACTAGGCAAATTCAGATTTAAAGACTGAAATGAGAGAATTTGTACCTCAAAACAGAATGGTTGGAAggacttgaaagttgaaattcAGTTCGAGTACACAATTCAATGGATACTACTATCCTGCAAAATTTCTCAGAATTCTAAGTTCAGATTAAGGGTGCACAGGCCACTCCCAGTACCAGTAGGAAAAAAGGGCAGTGATACTAGAACTGATATTCTGGCTAATCAAACTTCGGAACTCAGATCAGAATTCAAAAGAACAGATAACCAGAtgtttaagtttaaaatttgaGCAATTCTGATTAATAACTAGAGAGAGATGGCAGATTGAAACTtgctgaaaatagaaacaagaacagGGGTGCTGCCCGCTAATTAAAGTGATGGAAACTGACCTGTATACTTGAAAAGAACAGtagtctttgatctactaatcttaaattCTCTTGTTTCCCAGGTCGATCTCCACCTGCAATGCTAATGGAATTCCACCAGATAGCCACCTGAGAATCTCTCCCATGAAATACTGCAAATCTATCTGAACATGTAGAAAAAACTCAAAGCTTCAATTCATAATATCATGGGTATGGCCTGGGCCTTCACACATATTTATAGTACAGGACAGGACAagtcaatttggttttatgccaggtagatccacgacataagctatctacctattgaggagactcatggaaagatgtagagctagcaagaaggatctccatatggtctttcttgacctg
The sequence above is a segment of the Telopea speciosissima isolate NSW1024214 ecotype Mountain lineage chromosome 7, Tspe_v1, whole genome shotgun sequence genome. Coding sequences within it:
- the LOC122667551 gene encoding peroxisomal membrane protein 13-like isoform X4 translates to MEPKSQQGVNSPPLKPWERAGTSSGPAPFKPPSPGSTSDVVEASGTAKPGEVVSNADGNATVHRNSLGRPVPTRPWQQNYGSSYGGYGSGTYGSLGGMGGTYGGGMYGNSMYSGGYGGLYGGSGMYGGGMHNGGYGGPMGGYGVGMGGPYGGQDPNNPFGAPPSPPGFWISFLRVMQGVVTCFGRISILIDQNTQAFHMFMTALLQLFDRSGMLYGELARFVLRLLGIRTKPRKVHPPGSEGLQGPHHPHGGQNYIEGPKSAPAGSWDNVWTDDASK
- the LOC122667551 gene encoding peroxisomal membrane protein 13-like isoform X3, translated to MEPKSQQGVNSPPLKPWERAGTSSGPAPFKPPSPGSTSDVVEASGTAKPGEVVSNADGNATVHRNSLGRPVPTRPWQQNYGSSYGGGYGSGTYGSLGGMGGTYGGGMYGNSMYSGGYGGLYGGSGMYGGGMHNGGYGGPMGGYGVGMGGPYGGQDPNNPFGAPPSPPGFWISFLRVMQGVVTCFGRISILIDQNTQAFHMFMTALLQLFDRSGMLYGELARFVLRLLGIRTKPRKVHPPGSEGLQGPHHPHGGQNYIEGPKSAPAGSWDNVWTDDASK
- the LOC122667551 gene encoding peroxisomal membrane protein 13-like isoform X7; its protein translation is MEPKSQQGVNSPPLKPWERAGTSSGPAPFKPPSPGSTSDVVEASGTAKPGEVVSNADGNATVHRNSLGRPVPTRPWQQNYGSSYGGYGSGTYGGSGMYGGGMHNGGYGGPMGGYGVGMGGPYGGQDPNNPFGAPPSPPGFWISFLRVMQGVVTCFGRISILIDQNTQAFHMFMTALLQLFDRSGMLYGELARFVLRLLGIRTKPRKVHPPGSEGLQGPHHPHGGQNYIEGPKSAPAGSWDNVWTDDASK
- the LOC122667551 gene encoding peroxisomal membrane protein 13-like isoform X6; the protein is MEPKSQQGVNSPPLKPWERAGTSSGPAPFKPPSPGSTSDVVEASGTAKPGEVVSNADGNATVHRNSLGRPVPTRPWQQNYGSSYGGYNSSLNYNSGYGSGTYGGSGMYGGGMHNGGYGGPMGGYGVGMGGPYGGQDPNNPFGAPPSPPGFWISFLRVMQGVVTCFGRISILIDQNTQAFHMFMTALLQLFDRSGMLYGELARFVLRLLGIRTKPRKVHPPGSEGLQGPHHPHGGQNYIEGPKSAPAGSWDNVWTDDASK
- the LOC122667551 gene encoding peroxisomal membrane protein 13-like isoform X5, translated to MEPKSQQGVNSPPLKPWERAGTSSGPAPFKPPSPGSTSDVVEASGTAKPGEVVSNADGNATVHRNSLGRPVPTRPWQQNYGSSYGGGYNSSLNYNSGYGSGTYGGSGMYGGGMHNGGYGGPMGGYGVGMGGPYGGQDPNNPFGAPPSPPGFWISFLRVMQGVVTCFGRISILIDQNTQAFHMFMTALLQLFDRSGMLYGELARFVLRLLGIRTKPRKVHPPGSEGLQGPHHPHGGQNYIEGPKSAPAGSWDNVWTDDASK
- the LOC122667551 gene encoding peroxisomal membrane protein 13-like isoform X1, whose translation is MEPKSQQGVNSPPLKPWERAGTSSGPAPFKPPSPGSTSDVVEASGTAKPGEVVSNADGNATVHRNSLGRPVPTRPWQQNYGSSYGGGYNSSLNYNSGYGSGTYGSLGGMGGTYGGGMYGNSMYSGGYGGLYGGSGMYGGGMHNGGYGGPMGGYGVGMGGPYGGQDPNNPFGAPPSPPGFWISFLRVMQGVVTCFGRISILIDQNTQAFHMFMTALLQLFDRSGMLYGELARFVLRLLGIRTKPRKVHPPGSEGLQGPHHPHGGQNYIEGPKSAPAGSWDNVWTDDASK
- the LOC122667551 gene encoding peroxisomal membrane protein 13-like isoform X2; translated protein: MEPKSQQGVNSPPLKPWERAGTSSGPAPFKPPSPGSTSDVVEASGTAKPGEVVSNADGNATVHRNSLGRPVPTRPWQQNYGSSYGGYNSSLNYNSGYGSGTYGSLGGMGGTYGGGMYGNSMYSGGYGGLYGGSGMYGGGMHNGGYGGPMGGYGVGMGGPYGGQDPNNPFGAPPSPPGFWISFLRVMQGVVTCFGRISILIDQNTQAFHMFMTALLQLFDRSGMLYGELARFVLRLLGIRTKPRKVHPPGSEGLQGPHHPHGGQNYIEGPKSAPAGSWDNVWTDDASK